The Ancylothrix sp. D3o sequence TCCGTAGACCGGCTTCGGCATTTGTCATTTTACTCAAGTAGCGGCTACCAATCGTCGCATTATGTCCCATTAAGCTTCGGACTTGTTCGCGTATTTCCTCAGAATGAATCCGTGCATAACTAATATATTCTTGTTGCTCATTCCAGAAAGTAATCGACGAAATCGATTGATACACGATCATCTGCTGCCAAAACTGTTTTCGCAATTGCTCAAAATCTTTTATATTTAAAGTCTCCTGCTCTACAGCAAGCCGGTTTGCTTCAATAACTTGGTGTGGTGCCTCAAAGTATCTATCAAGGCGATCAGTGATTCGTCCTGATACCTCATTCATCAATTGATTAGCCAAGTCTTCAACAGCTTGCTGCCCGTTTTTATAAGAAAAATATCCCACCAATCCAACCGCCGCCAGCGTTTGCAGCACAAAAGGAACGATTAGAACGGTTCGTAAATTAAATTTAACAATCTTGCTACCAACCACGAATTGTCATTTTTTTTAAAGATAATAAAAGTGTAATTGGATTTTTCCAAAAAAATCACTTTCCCCAACTCATCCAAAAGCCTTGAAACCCTCTCCCACCCAAAGCCGGCAAAAACCTGACTCTTGAACAATGAAAAGCGATAATTTTAGGAAACCAACTTCAAACAACAACACTTGTGAAATACTTTTTCTTAACCGAAGGATGGACAATCGGGCGAGTATGGACAGCCGAAGGACTGTGGAACGAACTCGCCTGGAGACGACCAGCCGACATCCAACGACTCAACCTCTGCTTACTCGAAACCGGCGAAAAACTTTGGCTTTACCGCGTTGAAGAAGCCGTTCTCATGGTAGAAGTCAAACCCATCTTACCGCCCAGCGATCCAGAAGCCCAACCCTTCGCCCAAGTCGTCCTCAAACGCCTAATCACCGCAGATCAAGTCATTGAAAGACTTTGCTCAACAGCCGCCCTTTGCCAAACCGGCGGCATCCTTGAATTTATCGACAACCCCAAACCGCAAAATTAATAAATAGAGTAAAAATCCCGATCCGAGCCACGAAAATAAACAACCGGCTTGCATTCGAGCCCCTCAATGGTTACACTTCTTTAAATACTACTCATTTTCGAGCGTAGTCTTGTCAAACAGCCCGCAACCAAACCCAAGCAAAACTTGCGGTAAAAATTGCCGACAGTTAAGACAGCCGCGCATAATCAGAAAATTGATAAAGTTTAACCAAACATCGCTAATTGAGGAGGAGTCGTAGTCAATGGGACTACCCTGGTACCGAGTACACACAGTCGTCCTGAATGACCCAGGCCGGTTGATTGCAGTACACTTAATGCACACCGCCCTCGTCGCGGGCTGGGCCGGCTCTATGGCCCTCTATGAACTCGCCATTTTTGACCCCAGCGATCCCGTCCTCAACCCCATGTGGCGTCAGGGGATGTTCGTCATGCCCTTTATGGCACGTTTGGGAGTCACCGGCTCTTGGCGTGGTTGGAGCATCACCGGCGAAACCGCCGTTGACCCCGGCTTCTGGAGTTTTGAAGGCGTAGCCGCCGCCCACATTATCTTGTCCGGGTTGCTATTTTTAGCCGCCTGCTGGCACTGGGTATATTGGGATCTCGAACTCTTCAGAGACCCCCGCACCGGCGAACCGGCCCTCGACCTGCCGAAAATGTTCGGCATTCACCTGTTTTTATCCGGTCTACTTTGCTTCGGTTTCGGAGCCTTCCACCTCAGCGGTCTATTTGGCCCCGGTATGTGGGTTTCTGACCCCTACGGACTCACGGGCCACGTTGAAGCAGTCGCACCCGCTTGGGGGCCAGAAGGTTTTAACCCCTTCAACCCCGGTGGTATCGTCGCTCACCACATCGCCGCTGGTATTGTAGGCATTATTGCTGGTTTGTTCCACCTCAGCGTCCGTCCCCCAGAACGCCTCTACCGCGCTCTGCGGATGGGTAACATCGAAACTGTGCTCTCCAGCAGTATCGCTGCGGTTTTCTTTGCAGCCTTTGTTGTCGCCGGCACCATGTGGTATGGCTCAGCAGCCACCCCCATCGAATTGTTTGGCCCCACCCGCTATCAGTGGGATAACGGCTACTTCCAACAAGAAATTCAGCGCCGCGTAGAAACCAGTCTGGCAGAAGGCCAAAACCAAGCCCAAGCCTACGAAGAAATTCCTGAAAAACTGGCTTTCTATGACTACGTTGGCAACAACCCCGCAAAAGGCGGTCTGTTCCGTGTAGGCCCAATGAACAATGGCGACGGCTTAGCCAAAGGTTGGCAAGGTCACGCCGTATTTAAAGATGGTGAAGGACGCGAATTATTTGTTCGCCGCATCCCCAACTTCTTTGAAACTTTCCCCGTGCTTTTGGTTGACAAAGACGGTGTACTCCGCGCCGACATTCCTTTCCGTCGCGCTGAGTCTAAATACAACTTTGAGCAAGCCGGTGTAAGTGTCAGCTTCTATGGTGGTGAACTCGACGGTCAAACCTTCGATGACCCCTCCACAGTCAAGAAATTTGCCCGTAAAGCTCAACAAGGCGAAATCTTCGACTTCGACCGCGAAGTTTTCAACTCTGATGGTGTGTTCCGCACCAGCCCTCGCGGTTGGTTCACCTACGGCCACGCTTGCTTTGCGTTGTTGTTCTTCTTTGGACACATTTGGCACGGCACCCGCACCATCTTCCGCGATGTGTTTGCTGGTGTTGACCCCGAACTCTCCGAACAAGTCGAGTTTGGTCTGTTCCAGAAACTCGGTGATACCACGACTCGTAAGCAAGAAGTATAGACCCTGTTTGATTGGTGTAGAGGCGCTCTTGGTAGTGTCTCTACACTCAAATAAAAGTATCTTGGTAACTAATTAGCTCCTGAGAGAATCCGCAAATGGAAAGCTTTGTTTACGTTCTAATTTTGGCAATGACTATCGGCTTACTATTTTTTGCTATCGCATTTCGGGAACCCCCCCGGATCGAGAAAAAATAAGCCTCTTCTCTGTTTTCTGATTATTCCTGACTCCCTCTATGAGGCCGGTTCAGGAATACAATTTTGGAAAATACCCCGCCAGAGCAGTGCAAAACCGGCTCTGGTTTTTGTTTGTTTGGTAAAATATCTTTTCTATTAAATTCTCTCGGCAAGCAATGGTGGAGGGAGGCTGTCGCACTCTTCTTTTGTTTGCAAGATAGTTCTTCCTTATCAATTTTAGCATAGCATGGCTGGGGGATGGATGTCAAGCCTTCTCCTCTTCTTTATTAGAGGCCGGTTTTTCAAAAATTAATTTGTTTTGTCTTTCTGTTTGCTTATTCTTGATGACAATCTTTTTGCTTATTAACAAGATATTAGACGATTTGTCAAGAGTATTTATACTTAAAATTAGTCCTTTTTCCAAAAGATCCGACAATTCCGACATCTTTGCCCAAAAAGATCCGACAATTCCGACATCTTTTTTGTTGTCATCTTCCCAAAGACTGAGTAATAATATGTCTAAAGGCAGAAAAACTGAGAAATTCAGCAAACGTACAAGCTTAAGCGGTAAATTTAAGAGCTTTTGAGGTTTGACTTTCCTTTCGTCCTGCTTGTTAGGTGCATTTAAATTGTTCAAAATCTTACACTCTACACTCGACAAATTCATGTCTCAACAACAAAGCACCGGCAATAACGATATTTTAATAGGCACAATAGATGCAGATATCCTTAGTGGAAAAGCCGGCAATGATATCTTACTCGGCTATATTAATGACGATCTGCTGTTTGGCAATGCAGACGATGACTTAGTATTTGGCAATCAAGGCAATGATACCCTACGGGGGGGACGCGGAAACGACCTCTTACAGGGAGGCGCGGATAATGATCAAGTTTCTGGCGATCTTGGCAATGATACAGTTAATGGTGAGCTAGGCAACGATACTTTATTTGGCGGAAGTTCTGACGGCAGCAATAATGATAGTAACGGGCAAGACGTACTCATCGGCGGTGCCGGGGATGATTTAATTTTCGGTAATGGTGGAGAAGATCAACTTTTCGGAAACACCGGCACCGATACCCTAGCCGGTGGAAAAGGTAATGATACGCTTAATGGTGGAGCCGGTAACGATATCTTATCAGGAGATATGGGAGACGACCGGCTTGTTGGAGACTTAGGGACAGATACCCTAACAGGCGCTTCTGGAAATGATACCTTTGTGATAGGCTTACGCAGAGATATCGCTGGAATTTTATCAACAGGCGGAGCTTCAATAGAGCAGGCAGACTCGATCACAGATTTTGTCAAAGGTCAAGATAAAATTGAAATCCTGGGTGGATTAACTTTTGAGCAATTAAGGATTTTTGCCGGTACTGGTGAGTATGCTGGGTTTAGCATTATTCAAGAAACGGTTTCCGGGCACTATTTATCAATTTTACGGGGCATAGAAGCGGCTACAATTGAGCGTAGTGATTTTGTAGGGTTGGCTGCTTCAACACCGGCACCGGCACCAAACCCAACACCGGCACCAACACCAAACCCAACACCGGCACCCACACCAGATCCCACACCAGATCCCACACCAGATCCCACACCAGATCCCACACCAGATCCCACACCAGATCCCACACCAGATCCCACNNNNNNNNNNNNNNNNNNNNNNNNNNNNNNNNNNNNNNNNNNNNNNNNNNNNNNNNNNNNNNNNNNNNNNNNNNNNNNNNNNNNNNNNNNNNNNNNNNNNACCGACAAATAACGCACCCGTAACTGGCACAACAATAACATCACAAATAGCAACAGAAAATAGTGCCTTTCAATTTCAGATACCGGGAAATAGTTTTAGCGATACTGATGGAGATACACTCAGCTATAGCGTTAAACTAAGCAATGGAAATAATTTGCCTTCGTGGCTACAATTTGATGCAGCAACTAAGACATTTAGTGGCACACCGGCAGCTACAGATACCGGCACACTTTCGTTAATAGTTAGTGTTAGTGATGGTAAAGGTGGAACGGCAAATCAAAACTTTGATATTGTCATAAATGCTGCATCACCAGAAGCGCCATTTGTAGAAACTCCTATCGCCGATAAAAATGATGTTCTAGCCGGCACTCCCTTTAGCTACACCATTCCTGCGGGAACATTTACAGATCCGCAAAATGACACCTTAACTTATACTGCTACCTTAGCAGATGGAACACCGTTACCAGCATGGCTGACATTTAACGCCAACACCGGCACTTTTTCTGGTACTCCAACAAATGCTAATGCCGGCACTTTAGGAATTAAAATTACCGCCACAGATCCAACGGGAAATGCCATCAGTGATGAGTTTAATTTAACAGTAAATGCTGTTAATAATCCTCCAGTTGGCGCTACTCTTAGCACTCAAAGTGTAACTCAAGATACAGCCTTTAATTTTGCCATACCAGCCGGCACTTTTAGCGATGCAGATGCAGGCGATACTTTAACTTACACGGCGACTCTTGCAGATGGAAGTGTATTACCTTCTTGGTTGATATTTAATGCTGCAACTAATACATTTTCTGGAACGCCGGCTAATGGTAATGTTGGTACTATCAGTGTAAAAGTGACTGCAACAGACACAGGTAATACTTCAGTATCAAGTAACTTTGATATTGTGGTAGCTAATGTTAATGATGCGCCAACAAGTACCTTAATAACCCCTCAAACTGCAACTGAAGATACAGCATTTAATTTTGTCATTCCAGCCGACACTTTTACAGATCCAGATGTCGGAGATAGCTTAACTTATACCGCAACTCAAGCTGATGGAACAGCATTACCTTCTTGGTTGATATTTGATGCTGCAACTAATACATTTTCTGGAACGCCGGCTAATGGTAATGTTGGCACATTGTCTGTAAAAGTCACAGCAACAGATGCCAGTAATGCTGAAGTATCAAGTAACTTTGATATTGTGGTAGCTAATGCCAATGATGCACCGGCAAGTACCTTAATAAGCAATCAAACTGCAACGGAAGATACAGGATTTAACTTCACTATTCCCGTCGGCACTTTTAGTGATCCAGATGTAGGAGATCCCTTAACTTATACGGCAAGTTTGGCTGATGGAAACCCCTTACCTTCTTGGTTGAC is a genomic window containing:
- the psbB gene encoding photosystem II chlorophyll-binding protein CP47 gives rise to the protein MGLPWYRVHTVVLNDPGRLIAVHLMHTALVAGWAGSMALYELAIFDPSDPVLNPMWRQGMFVMPFMARLGVTGSWRGWSITGETAVDPGFWSFEGVAAAHIILSGLLFLAACWHWVYWDLELFRDPRTGEPALDLPKMFGIHLFLSGLLCFGFGAFHLSGLFGPGMWVSDPYGLTGHVEAVAPAWGPEGFNPFNPGGIVAHHIAAGIVGIIAGLFHLSVRPPERLYRALRMGNIETVLSSSIAAVFFAAFVVAGTMWYGSAATPIELFGPTRYQWDNGYFQQEIQRRVETSLAEGQNQAQAYEEIPEKLAFYDYVGNNPAKGGLFRVGPMNNGDGLAKGWQGHAVFKDGEGRELFVRRIPNFFETFPVLLVDKDGVLRADIPFRRAESKYNFEQAGVSVSFYGGELDGQTFDDPSTVKKFARKAQQGEIFDFDREVFNSDGVFRTSPRGWFTYGHACFALLFFFGHIWHGTRTIFRDVFAGVDPELSEQVEFGLFQKLGDTTTRKQEV
- a CDS encoding photosystem II reaction center protein T, with translation MESFVYVLILAMTIGLLFFAIAFREPPRIEKK
- a CDS encoding calcium-binding protein, which codes for MSQQQSTGNNDILIGTIDADILSGKAGNDILLGYINDDLLFGNADDDLVFGNQGNDTLRGGRGNDLLQGGADNDQVSGDLGNDTVNGELGNDTLFGGSSDGSNNDSNGQDVLIGGAGDDLIFGNGGEDQLFGNTGTDTLAGGKGNDTLNGGAGNDILSGDMGDDRLVGDLGTDTLTGASGNDTFVIGLRRDIAGILSTGGASIEQADSITDFVKGQDKIEILGGLTFEQLRIFAGTGEYAGFSIIQETVSGHYLSILRGIEAATIERSDFVGLAASTPAPAPNPTPAPTPNPTPAPTPDPTPDPTPDPTPDPTPDPTPDPTPDPT
- a CDS encoding putative Ig domain-containing protein codes for the protein PTNNAPVTGTTITSQIATENSAFQFQIPGNSFSDTDGDTLSYSVKLSNGNNLPSWLQFDAATKTFSGTPAATDTGTLSLIVSVSDGKGGTANQNFDIVINAASPEAPFVETPIADKNDVLAGTPFSYTIPAGTFTDPQNDTLTYTATLADGTPLPAWLTFNANTGTFSGTPTNANAGTLGIKITATDPTGNAISDEFNLTVNAVNNPPVGATLSTQSVTQDTAFNFAIPAGTFSDADAGDTLTYTATLADGSVLPSWLIFNAATNTFSGTPANGNVGTISVKVTATDTGNTSVSSNFDIVVANVNDAPTSTLITPQTATEDTAFNFVIPADTFTDPDVGDSLTYTATQADGTALPSWLIFDAATNTFSGTPANGNVGTLSVKVTATDASNAEVSSNFDIVVANANDAPASTLISNQTATEDTGFNFTIPVGTFSDPDVGDPLTYTASLADGNPLPSWLTFNAASQTFSGTPLNGNVGTISVKVTATDAGNAEVSSNFDIVVANVNDAPTLTATPVTLTAIDEDPTTNNGDAVDIIGITSLINDVDAGAVKGIAVTGVNNTNGKWQYSTDSGTNWNDFSATTGSTVDISTTARLLTAAATNKIRFVPNLNYNGSAGNITFRAWDTTTGTNGGVADTSTGGTTAFSSTTNTASLTVNAVNDAPVAVADTFSFLLRTEVEIPVTTLVANDTDVENNTLTVTGVSNPTNGTVSLNAGVVKFTPTTTGNASFTYTISDGNGGTAEASVNLTSVNAVNLSNIVSGTGLPLGAGGFVINGEAAGDQSGRSVSSAGDVNGDGLADLIVGAFRADPSSRTDAGKSYVVFGKTNNTAIDLSSLGTGGFIINGEAASDQSGISVSSAGDVNGDGLADLIVGARYADTAP